From the genome of Turicibacter faecis, one region includes:
- a CDS encoding DUF1659 domain-containing protein, translating into MNDIYDRRLSIYLNVGLDDDGKDIIKAKTFSNVRLDTTDEELTEFAQKYVALSSGANTKNVVADYRML; encoded by the coding sequence ATGAATGATATTTATGATCGCCGATTATCGATTTATTTGAACGTGGGGCTTGATGATGATGGGAAGGATATTATCAAGGCGAAGACGTTTTCTAATGTTCGCTTGGACACAACGGACGAGGAGTTAACAGAGTTTGCACAAAAGTATGTCGCTTTATCATCAGGAGCGAACACGAAAAATGTAGTCGCTGACTACCGTATGCTTTAA
- a CDS encoding DUF2922 domain-containing protein has translation MAMEETYTLTCKFKDTENKTRTIEVNNPTANLTNDKILDFMNHVIDSNVLVLNELDPNLKFAKIDGAYLTTKTVEDITLV, from the coding sequence ATGGCTATGGAAGAAACGTATACATTAACTTGTAAATTTAAAGACACAGAAAATAAGACTCGTACGATTGAGGTGAACAATCCAACTGCGAACTTGACGAATGACAAGATTTTGGATTTCATGAATCACGTCATCGACAGCAACGTGTTAGTCTTGAATGAACTAGATCCGAACTTAAAGTTCGCCAAAATTGATGGCGCGTATCTCACAACTAAAACAGTTGAAGATATTACTTTAGTTTAG